One genomic region from Buteo buteo chromosome 12, bButBut1.hap1.1, whole genome shotgun sequence encodes:
- the MRPS10 gene encoding small ribosomal subunit protein uS10m, protein MAAGWLWRRLFQGSAFPANYASRIMQKQCFLPNSNLMGVRLAGSHVDTQEPKTNPLVSISDEPETLYKRLSLLVKGHDKAVLDSYEYFAVLAAKELGISVEKVHKPPKKIERLTLLKSVHIYKKHRVQYEMRTHYMCLELKYLTSSTAAVYLEYVQRNLPEGVAMEVKKTKIEKIPEHIQEPVWDTLPQVEETEVKS, encoded by the exons ATGGCGGCGGGGTGGCTGTGGCGGCGGCTCTTTCAG GGATCAGCTTTTCCTGCCAATTATGCAAGCAGAATTAtgcaaaagcagtgttttcttcc AAACTCCAACTTGATGGGAGTACGGCTGGCTGGATCCCATGTTGATACACAGGAGCCTAAGACTAATCCTTTG GTATCTATTTCAGATGAACCAGAAACACTGTACAAGAGATTGTCCCTTTTAGTTAAAGGCCACGATAAAGCTGTGTTGGACAGCTATGAATATTTTGCAGTGCTTGCAGCTAAAGAACTTGGCATCTCTGTTGAAAAAGT ACATAAACCTCCAAAGAAGATAGAACGATTgacacttttaaaatctgtacaCATTTACAAGAAGCACAGAGTTCAGTATGAAATGAGAACACATTACATGTGTTTGGAG TTAAAATACCTAACAAGTAGTACTGCTGCAGTTTACTTGGAGTACGTTCAACGGAACTTACCTGAAGGGGTTGCCATGGAAGTAAAAAAG aCTAAGATAGAGAAAATACCTGAACACATTCAGGAACCAGTTTGGGATACACTACCTCAAGTAGAAGAAACTGAAGTCAAGTCATAA
- the UTP25 gene encoding U3 small nucleolar RNA-associated protein 25 homolog, translating into MGKRRGGRELLRSLSKKQKKHLREFGEEHPFYDKVSGRPEATQICELSENSDKSSAESDSETEVEQVSVYHKLLATLKTSPESESEEDESESEEAGESEAEVDSEGSQETGEVDGGGEDKNDVPEQEKATDTAEQTLGQEQADGADTSCDPSHGVIEEFTDVKHESEFSLETNFMEEESGDCNTDKRDSNSSQVFSEDPFKQHMDKELEEKEVEKMSTLPKSSSQSKWPRLGQLTFSSTLEKHKTLKVDKEVDVKQLYLHKPLESTWPKVNKQFLSSVNKPSDPSFTPLQRELFCIMNTYRDLFYPERNALTNGEEIRHAYCLHALNHVLKANAQVLSNNAKRRDQKPGTDNDVYRDQGLTRPKVLMIVPFRECALRIVHIFISLLEVNDKRKIDVSNKKRFKGEFGSDPEEKPPNLKRPEDYEAVFAGNIDDHFRIGVAILQKSMRLYAPFYSSDIIIASPLGMRTIIGAEGEKKRDFDFLSSIEILIIDQADIYLMQNWEHVLHLMKHINLLPLDSHGVDFSRVRMLNLSNWSKYYRQTLLFSALQDPQINSVFNKHCFNYVGQVAVRNVPLSGSISHVVVQLPHVFRRLEAENVPSVIDTRFQFFIDKVLPEYRDAIMSHTLIYVPSYFDYVRLRNYFKKEELNFTHICEYTKKAGVCRARRFFLKGEKQFLLFTERFHFYKRYMIKGIRNLIFYELPTYSHFYSEICNMMKATDNGVDATWTCTVLYSKYDAQKLAAVVGIDRTAQMIQSKKNVHLFVTGENE; encoded by the exons ATGGGgaagcggcggggcgggcgggagctGCTGCGCAGCCTGAGCAAGAAGCAGAAGAAGCACCTGCGGGAGTTCGGGGAGGAGCACCCTTTCTACGACAA GGTTTCTGGAAGACCAGAAGCAACTCAAATCTGTGAACTG TCTGAGAATTCTGATAAATCGAGCGCAGAAAGCGATTCAGAAACTGAAGTGGAACAGGTCTCTGTATATCATAAGCTCCTGGCTACCCTGAAGACCTCTCCTGAGTCTGAGAGTGAGGAAGATGAAAGTGAATCAGAAGAAGCTGGGGAAAGTGAGGCAGAAGTGGACAGTGAAGGGTCCCAGGAGACTGGAGAAGTAGATGGAGGTGGAGAAGATAAGAATGATGTACCAGAGCAGGAAAAAG CTACAGACACAGCAGAGCAGACACttgggcaggagcaggctgatGGCGCAGATACCTCTTGTGACCCAAGTCATGGAGTAATTGAGGAGTTTACTGATGTGAAACACGAATCTGAATTTAGCTTGGAAACCAATTTCATGGAAGAGGAGAGTGGAGATTGCAATACAGATAAGAGAGACAGCAATTCTTCACAAGTTTTTTCAGAAG ATCCATTTAAACAGCACATGGATAAAgaacttgaagaaaaagaagtagaaaaaatgtCTACGCTTCCTAAAAGTTCAAGTCAAAGCAAG tggccaAGGTTGGGCCAACTAACTTTTTCTTCGACTTTGGAGAAACATAAAACTTTGAAAGTAGACAAAGAAGTTGATGTGAAACAGCTTTATCTTCACAAGCCTTTAGAATCCACTTGGCCAAAAGTGAATAAACAATTTCTGTCTTCAGTCAACAAACCAAGCGATCCCTCTTTTACTCCGTTACAAAGAGAGCTCTTCTGTATCATGAATACATACCGGGACTTGTTCTATCCGGAAAGAAATGCTTTAACAAATGGAGAAGAAATCCGGCATGCTTACTGCTTGCATGCCTTGAACCATGTTCTGAAGGCAAATGCCCAGGTGCTCAGCAACAATGCCAAACGAAGAGACCAAAAGCCAGGGACTGACAATGACGTCTACAGGGATCAGGGGCTCACTAGACCTAAG GTACTGATGATAGTGCCCTTCAGGGAATGTGCTTTGCGAATTGTGCATATTTTCATCAGTCTTCTTGAAGtgaatgacaaaagaaaaatagatgtaAGTAATAAAAAGCGTTTCAAAGGGGAGTTTGGCTCTGACCCAGAAGAGAAGCCCCCCAACCTGAAAAGACCTGAAGATTATGAAGCCGTCTTTGCTGGCAACATTGACGACCATTTCAGAATTG GGGTTGCGATTCTTCAAAAGAGTATGAGGCTATATGCACCATTTTACTCATCGGATATCATCATTGCCTCTCCCCTGGGTATGAGGACTATTATTGGCGCAgagggggagaagaagagagaCTTTGATTTTCTATCATCAATAGAAATTCTCATAATTGATCAAGCAGATATTTACCTGATGCAGAACTGGGAACATGTTCTG CACCTGATGAAGCACATTAACCTGCTGCCTCTGGATTCCCATGGGGTAGACTTCTCCCGAGTGCGAATGCTGAATCTCAGTAACTGGTCCAAGTACTACCGCCAGACGCTGCTGTTCAGTGCTCTTCAGGATCCCCAGATTAACTCTGTCTTCAACAAACACTGCTTCAATTACGTGGGGCAG GTGGCCGTCCGCAACGTACCGCTCAGTGGCTCCATTAGCCACGTTGTGGTCCAGCTTCCTCATGTTTTTCGGAGGCTAGAAGCTGAAAATGTACCTTCTGTAATAGATACCAG gtttcagtttttcatcGACAAAGTTTTGCCGGAGTACCGCGATGCCATCATGTCACACACACTCATTTATGTTCCATCGTATTTTGACTATGTGCGTCTTCGAAATTACTTCAAGAAAGAGGAGCTGAATTTTACTCACATTTGTGAATACACTAAAAAGGCTGGCGTCTGCAGAGCAAGACGGTTCTTTCTTAAGGGAGAGAAGCAGTTTTTATTGTTCACTGAGCGCTTCCACTTTTACAAAAG GTATATGATAAAAGGCATTAGGAACCTCATTTTCTATGAGTTGCCAACCTACTCCCACTTCTACAGTGAGATTTGTAATATGATGAAGGCCACAGACAATGGAGTGGATGCTACTTGGACCTGTACTGTGCTATACTCCAAGTATGATGCTCAGAAATTGGCTGCAGTGGTTGGCATAGATCGCACAGCTCAAATGATACAGTCCAAGAAAAATGTGCACCTCTTTGTTACAGGAGAAAATGAATAA